One segment of Saccharospirillaceae bacterium DNA contains the following:
- a CDS encoding SCO family protein: MKGVILLFLVSLAAFFGGVGTSVQQQRAADAIWQQEGVMLFPKSLPISQFEFITQNGDSITNQDLTDRWKLIFFGYTFCPDICPTTLADLSRSWKKLAPEVQDKLQVILVSVDPARDTVESMKPYMDYFNPAFLAFTGNEDSLKTITPELHAFYAKVEREEGMAYLMDHTANIALVSPDWRYQGYIAPPHWPKRMKPLLEHLVKR; the protein is encoded by the coding sequence ATGAAAGGCGTGATTTTACTGTTCCTGGTTTCCCTTGCAGCTTTTTTTGGCGGCGTTGGCACTTCAGTGCAACAGCAGCGCGCGGCGGATGCTATCTGGCAACAGGAAGGTGTGATGTTATTTCCCAAATCCTTGCCTATCAGTCAGTTTGAATTTATTACTCAGAATGGCGACAGCATTACTAACCAGGATCTGACCGATCGTTGGAAACTGATCTTTTTTGGTTACACCTTTTGCCCGGATATCTGCCCAACCACACTGGCAGATCTGAGTCGTAGCTGGAAAAAACTGGCGCCGGAGGTGCAGGACAAGCTGCAGGTGATTCTGGTCTCGGTCGATCCGGCGCGGGATACAGTTGAGTCGATGAAGCCTTATATGGACTATTTTAATCCGGCGTTCCTGGCGTTCACTGGTAATGAAGACTCACTAAAAACCATTACGCCAGAACTGCACGCGTTTTACGCCAAAGTAGAGCGGGAAGAGGGCATGGCCTATCTGATGGATCACACCGCCAATATCGCTCTGGTCAGCCCGGACTGGAGATATCAGGGCTACATCGCTCCGCCACATTGGCCGAAACGTATGAAGCCGCTTCTCGAGCACCTGGTTAAGCGATAG
- a CDS encoding metal ABC transporter permease produces MNELFTDIWWLVPLLTGVLLATITGPLGSFVVWRRMAFFGDTLAHGALLGITLGVLTDINLTVALALSCVLLALLLMPLQNRSNLSSDTLLGIVSHSTLAIGLVALSLADGVRVDLMSYLFGDLLAVEISDLAWVSASVMVIGGLMALNWRGLLASTVSPELAEIDGYPVKRLNLLLVLMLAMVVALAMKIVGILLVSALLVVPAATARSFARTPQQMVLIAAASGISSVLLGIWASFQWDTPTGPSVVVAAAGLFTLSLISPKKAIA; encoded by the coding sequence ATGAATGAGCTATTCACAGACATTTGGTGGCTCGTGCCCTTGCTCACCGGAGTTTTGTTGGCGACCATCACAGGTCCGTTAGGCAGCTTTGTGGTTTGGCGCAGAATGGCGTTTTTCGGCGACACGTTGGCCCACGGAGCTTTACTGGGTATCACTCTGGGCGTACTGACCGATATCAATCTGACGGTGGCATTGGCGCTTAGCTGTGTGCTTCTGGCACTGCTGCTGATGCCGCTGCAAAATCGTTCTAACCTCTCTTCCGATACGTTATTGGGTATTGTTTCCCACAGTACGTTAGCGATTGGATTGGTCGCCCTGAGTCTGGCCGACGGCGTCCGGGTTGACTTAATGAGCTACTTATTCGGCGATCTGTTAGCCGTCGAAATATCCGACCTGGCCTGGGTAAGTGCCAGCGTCATGGTGATTGGGGGCTTAATGGCATTGAACTGGCGAGGCTTGCTGGCCAGTACCGTCAGTCCCGAGCTGGCCGAAATTGATGGCTATCCAGTTAAGCGACTGAACCTGTTATTGGTGCTGATGCTGGCTATGGTTGTCGCGCTGGCAATGAAGATTGTTGGTATTTTATTAGTCAGCGCTCTATTAGTCGTGCCTGCAGCTACTGCCCGGAGTTTTGCCCGTACACCACAACAAATGGTGTTGATCGCCGCTGCCAGTGGAATCAGTTCGGTGTTACTCGGCATCTGGGCGTCTTTTCAGTGGGATACGCCAACGGGTCCGAGCGTGGTTGTCGCCGCTGCGGGATTGTTTACCCTGAGCTTGATCAGTCCCAAAAAGGCTATCGCTTAA
- the znuC gene encoding zinc ABC transporter ATP-binding protein ZnuC, which produces MSTPLLRASHLHLKRTHKVVLDNISLEVDAGRIITLIGPNGCGKSTLIKVLLGLEQADRGDIVRQPKLRVGYMPQKLNLDARLPLTVDGFLRLAPGADTQQINYWLERLKIQGLHALSVHGLSGGEWQRVLLARALLRKPQLLVLDEPVQGVDVQGQLELYKLIPQLRDELGCAVVMVSHDLHLVMAATDEVICLNGHICCSGHPEQVSVDPAYINLFGQRPAIAHYTHQHDHHHCLDGQVEHQSGHDNSGKEHSHE; this is translated from the coding sequence ATGAGCACTCCTCTGCTACGCGCCAGTCATCTGCACCTTAAACGCACTCACAAAGTGGTGCTCGACAACATCAGCCTGGAAGTTGATGCGGGGCGCATCATCACACTCATTGGTCCCAATGGCTGTGGCAAATCGACGCTGATCAAAGTGCTGCTGGGTCTGGAGCAAGCAGACCGTGGTGATATCGTGCGCCAACCCAAATTGCGTGTGGGTTATATGCCGCAAAAGCTCAACCTGGATGCGCGCCTCCCGCTAACTGTGGACGGTTTCCTGCGACTCGCCCCTGGCGCCGATACGCAGCAAATCAATTACTGGCTTGAACGACTCAAGATTCAGGGCCTACATGCCCTGTCGGTACACGGTTTGTCAGGGGGCGAATGGCAACGGGTGCTGCTTGCCCGCGCTCTGTTGAGAAAACCGCAATTACTGGTGCTGGATGAACCGGTGCAAGGAGTAGATGTGCAAGGCCAGCTGGAGCTCTACAAGCTGATTCCACAGCTGCGCGACGAACTGGGCTGTGCCGTGGTGATGGTGTCTCATGATCTGCACTTGGTAATGGCTGCCACCGATGAAGTGATTTGTCTGAATGGCCATATTTGCTGCTCCGGTCATCCCGAACAGGTCAGCGTTGATCCGGCTTATATCAATCTGTTTGGCCAGCGCCCGGCTATTGCACATTACACGCATCAACATGACCATCACCATTGCCTCGATGGCCAAGTTGAACACCAGTCCGGCCATGACAACAGCGGCAAGGAGCACAGTCATGAATGA
- a CDS encoding transcriptional repressor, protein MTQKDHSCSQQPTNVYNQHDHHDCVDSALKRAQDLCATEGARLTPIRQRVLELVWQSHKPVGAYDLLETLAAEGFNSAPPTVYRALDFLLELGLVHRINSLNAFVGCSHPGDQHPSCFFVCNECGEAQELQANQIQVVANQVEEMLGVVVQQQTTELMGLCPRCQANK, encoded by the coding sequence ATGACTCAAAAAGACCATTCCTGTAGTCAGCAACCAACCAATGTCTACAACCAGCATGATCACCATGACTGCGTTGACAGTGCCCTCAAGCGGGCTCAGGATCTTTGCGCCACCGAAGGCGCACGCCTGACACCCATTCGACAGCGGGTTCTGGAGTTGGTCTGGCAAAGTCATAAACCCGTTGGCGCCTACGATCTGCTGGAAACGCTGGCAGCCGAGGGATTTAATTCCGCACCACCAACGGTATATCGTGCGCTGGATTTTTTACTCGAGCTGGGACTGGTACATCGTATTAATTCGCTCAACGCTTTCGTTGGTTGTTCCCACCCGGGTGATCAACATCCAAGTTGCTTTTTTGTCTGCAACGAATGCGGCGAAGCCCAGGAACTGCAGGCAAATCAGATTCAGGTGGTTGCCAATCAGGTGGAAGAAATGCTCGGGGTTGTGGTGCAACAACAAACGACTGAATTGATGGGGTTATGCCCACGGTGTCAGGCCAATAAGTAA
- a CDS encoding zinc ABC transporter substrate-binding protein: MLQFYDTNRPEQMTYTFRLLFFSLFMLPVMSSADETKVLASVHPLALIAASVADNLDTLVPQSTTPHDFAFRPSDIRKVKDADIIFWSGAESEPYLARFEKRWPDKVWIDISAPVHQPGTSDDHNHDAHWWLAPELAITAQQALAQALNKESQFEQQLRAQLKLSRQQLLPVKQLGFFVFHRAYDHWVNYFGLNQLGSFTLSPEQKPGLKRLNAMREQLASGDVRCIFTEPQFEPKLVSSVTRGLDIPAGELDPLGIHISVTKHGYAEFVRDLTQRFVSCLAAGK; encoded by the coding sequence ATGTTGCAATTCTACGATACTAACCGCCCTGAACAAATGACCTACACCTTCCGGCTGCTGTTTTTTTCTCTGTTTATGTTGCCAGTGATGAGTTCCGCGGATGAAACCAAGGTTCTTGCCAGCGTTCACCCTTTGGCCTTAATTGCCGCTTCGGTTGCTGACAATCTCGATACTCTGGTGCCACAGAGTACCACTCCGCATGATTTCGCCTTCCGTCCTTCAGATATTCGTAAGGTGAAGGATGCTGATATTATTTTCTGGTCGGGTGCTGAAAGCGAGCCGTATCTGGCGCGGTTCGAAAAACGCTGGCCGGATAAAGTCTGGATTGATATTTCTGCCCCCGTTCATCAGCCAGGAACCTCGGATGATCACAACCATGATGCGCATTGGTGGCTGGCGCCAGAGCTTGCAATTACCGCGCAACAGGCGCTGGCACAGGCGCTGAATAAGGAGTCGCAATTTGAGCAGCAACTGCGCGCACAGTTGAAACTCAGTCGACAGCAGTTGCTGCCGGTTAAGCAGTTGGGCTTTTTCGTTTTTCATCGCGCTTATGACCATTGGGTAAATTACTTCGGCCTGAATCAACTCGGGTCGTTCACCCTATCGCCGGAGCAGAAACCCGGGCTTAAACGGCTCAATGCCATGCGTGAGCAGCTTGCCAGCGGCGATGTGCGCTGTATTTTTACCGAGCCGCAGTTTGAACCTAAGTTGGTCAGCTCGGTGACTCGTGGTCTTGATATCCCAGCCGGCGAACTGGATCCTCTGGGCATTCATATTTCTGTGACAAAACATGGCTATGCTGAGTTTGTACGCGATCTGACCCAGCGTTTTGTCAGTTGCCTGGCGGCCGGTAAATAA
- the egtB gene encoding ergothioneine biosynthesis protein EgtB, whose translation MEQARQVVKPADPLYGYYTAVRDQSLMLCRPLQHADYELQAAEFTSPAKWHLAHTSWFFETFLLKSNLPHYREFHPRFGHLFNSYYNGIGQPYQRSQRGLLSRPTLEEVLEYRHYVDQHMQQLLGREDLRPLIELGLNHEQQHQELMLTDLQYCWSFNPLCPVYNPATVSPCADAGGQVNQWLDFDGGIYKFGHKPHHGFAFDNEGPQHEALVQDFALAKRLITNREYLEFMADAGYQNPEFWLSDGWAWVQQQQIRAPLYWQPSEESDGVGGYASFSLNGFAPLVPDAPVTHVSFYEADAYARWAGARLPSEFEWEVSARQTDWGIGNFVDSRYYRPQAVSDLTPTHANGLQQQFGDCWEWTASPYQPYPGYQPAAGAVGEYNGKFMCNQMVLRGGSCATPAGHIRPTYRNFFYPHERWQFTGIRLAG comes from the coding sequence ATGGAGCAGGCTCGGCAAGTCGTCAAACCGGCAGACCCGTTGTACGGTTATTACACCGCTGTCCGTGATCAGAGTTTGATGTTGTGCCGTCCACTTCAACATGCAGATTACGAACTTCAGGCTGCTGAATTCACCAGCCCGGCAAAGTGGCATCTGGCGCATACCAGCTGGTTCTTTGAAACCTTTCTACTGAAATCCAACCTCCCTCATTATCGCGAATTCCATCCCCGGTTTGGGCACCTGTTCAACAGTTATTACAACGGCATCGGTCAACCGTACCAACGTTCTCAGCGTGGCCTGTTGTCCCGGCCGACGCTGGAAGAGGTGCTGGAATATCGACATTACGTTGACCAACATATGCAGCAATTGTTGGGGCGTGAAGACCTGCGTCCACTGATTGAGTTGGGATTGAATCATGAGCAGCAACATCAGGAGTTAATGCTCACCGATCTGCAATATTGCTGGTCGTTTAATCCTTTGTGTCCGGTTTACAACCCTGCAACCGTCAGTCCGTGTGCAGACGCAGGCGGACAGGTGAACCAATGGCTCGACTTTGACGGTGGTATCTACAAATTTGGTCATAAGCCGCATCATGGTTTCGCTTTTGATAACGAAGGGCCGCAGCACGAGGCGCTGGTTCAGGACTTTGCTCTGGCGAAGCGCTTGATAACGAATCGAGAGTACCTGGAATTCATGGCGGACGCAGGTTACCAGAATCCGGAATTCTGGTTATCGGATGGCTGGGCCTGGGTTCAGCAACAGCAGATTCGTGCGCCCTTGTACTGGCAGCCATCGGAAGAATCCGATGGCGTCGGAGGCTACGCCAGTTTCAGTCTGAACGGATTTGCACCGTTGGTGCCGGATGCCCCTGTGACTCACGTTTCGTTCTATGAAGCGGATGCTTATGCGCGCTGGGCCGGAGCAAGGCTGCCCAGTGAATTTGAATGGGAAGTCAGTGCCAGGCAAACAGACTGGGGTATCGGTAACTTCGTCGATAGTCGTTATTACCGTCCACAGGCGGTTTCTGACCTGACTCCAACTCATGCTAATGGCCTGCAACAGCAATTTGGTGATTGCTGGGAGTGGACCGCCAGCCCCTATCAGCCTTATCCGGGCTATCAACCAGCCGCCGGAGCGGTGGGCGAATATAACGGCAAGTTTATGTGCAATCAGATGGTATTGAGAGGCGGCTCTTGCGCCACTCCGGCAGGCCACATTCGTCCGACCTACCGGAACTTCTTTTACCCCCATGAGCGTTGGCAATTCACCGGTATTCGTTTAGCAGGGTAA
- the egtD gene encoding L-histidine N(alpha)-methyltransferase, producing the protein MKQGINQHQNLQLFDAHPAVADVKSEVLAGLAKSQKTLPAKFFYDQRGSRLFEAITQLPEYYLTRTEIGLLRQHGNEIAELVGQGSVLMEYGSGASIKIRLLLEALQPDCYVPMDISKDFLIASANKLLDDYPWLSIYAGCVDYSQPLQLPKTLAEAPHKLGFFPGSSMGNFTPAESQAFLRRARTTLGNGGRFLLGIDLAKEEAVLHAAYNDCQGVTASFNKNILRHLNHTLQASFSEELFDHQARFNRSHSRVEMHLVSKIDQMVHVAGTTIVLRKGESLHTENSYKYRMESLQWMARQAGFEIEKRWIDDNEYFALVMLKAG; encoded by the coding sequence ATGAAACAGGGAATCAACCAACATCAGAATCTGCAGCTGTTTGATGCTCACCCAGCCGTTGCTGATGTGAAATCCGAAGTGCTGGCCGGTTTGGCGAAGTCTCAGAAAACCTTACCCGCGAAATTCTTTTACGATCAGCGTGGTTCCCGATTGTTTGAGGCCATCACGCAGTTACCGGAATACTATCTGACCCGCACTGAAATCGGTTTGCTGCGACAACACGGTAATGAAATTGCCGAACTGGTAGGGCAGGGCTCCGTTTTGATGGAATATGGCAGTGGCGCCAGTATAAAAATACGGCTGCTGTTGGAAGCGTTACAGCCCGATTGTTATGTCCCGATGGATATCAGTAAAGACTTTCTGATTGCATCGGCAAATAAGTTGCTCGACGATTATCCCTGGTTAAGCATTTACGCTGGCTGTGTTGATTACTCACAACCATTGCAGCTGCCCAAGACTCTGGCAGAAGCACCACACAAACTGGGCTTTTTTCCAGGCTCCAGTATGGGAAATTTCACACCGGCGGAATCGCAGGCTTTTTTGCGGCGTGCAAGGACGACATTGGGTAATGGAGGACGATTCCTGCTGGGTATTGATTTGGCAAAAGAGGAAGCTGTTCTGCATGCTGCTTATAACGATTGCCAGGGTGTCACCGCGAGTTTTAACAAAAATATTTTACGTCACCTGAACCACACCTTACAGGCCAGCTTCAGTGAGGAGTTGTTCGATCATCAGGCTCGTTTTAATCGCAGTCATTCTCGGGTTGAAATGCATCTGGTCAGTAAAATTGACCAGATGGTACACGTCGCCGGCACCACCATCGTGTTGCGTAAAGGTGAAAGTTTACACACTGAAAATTCGTACAAATACCGCATGGAGTCGTTGCAATGGATGGCGCGTCAGGCAGGTTTTGAGATAGAAAAGCGCTGGATAGATGATAACGAATATTTTGCCCTGGTGATGCTGAAAGCCGGTTAA
- the glmU gene encoding bifunctional UDP-N-acetylglucosamine diphosphorylase/glucosamine-1-phosphate N-acetyltransferase GlmU, which translates to MTLAVVTLAAGKGSRMKSDLPKVLHPLAGQPMLAHVLASASPLGEAQQHVVIGHGAEKVQQQITDFDVKWAMQTEQKGTGHAVAQAMPDVDPQSTVLVLYGDVPLIRTETLQKLLDETHCDKSAGGLALLTVELDDPTGYGRIVRDSAGNIQEIVEHKDASAEQHKIREVNTGILAVSAELLNEWLPKLSAENAQGEYYLTDIIAMAVDNGVAVRAIHPQDEYEVQGVNDRLQLAELERVFQRQQADELMRQGVSLADPARIDVRGSLRVGSDVRIDVGCVFEGGVELADGVEIGPYCVIKNSVLGAGTQVESHSLIDQAQVAAACTVGPFARLRPGSDLADGAKVGNFCEVKKSVIGKGSKVNHLTYIGDAEIGENANIGAGTITCNYDGVNKFKTEIGDNAFIGSNSSLVAPVKVGAGATVAAGSVITKEVADEELAVARGKQRNVSGWQRPVKK; encoded by the coding sequence ATGACACTGGCAGTCGTCACCCTAGCCGCGGGCAAAGGCTCGCGCATGAAATCAGATCTTCCTAAAGTACTTCACCCGCTAGCGGGTCAGCCAATGCTGGCACACGTTCTTGCCAGCGCTTCACCATTGGGGGAGGCGCAGCAGCATGTCGTAATAGGGCACGGTGCTGAAAAAGTGCAGCAGCAGATTACCGATTTTGATGTCAAATGGGCGATGCAGACTGAGCAAAAAGGCACCGGCCATGCGGTCGCACAGGCGATGCCAGATGTTGATCCACAATCGACTGTGCTGGTGTTGTATGGCGATGTGCCATTAATCCGTACCGAAACTCTGCAAAAACTGTTGGATGAAACCCATTGCGACAAGAGTGCTGGTGGTTTGGCGCTGTTGACCGTTGAACTGGATGATCCAACGGGTTATGGCCGTATTGTGCGTGATAGCGCCGGTAATATTCAGGAAATTGTTGAACACAAAGATGCCAGTGCAGAGCAACATAAAATCCGTGAAGTGAACACCGGCATCCTGGCGGTTTCGGCTGAGCTTTTGAATGAATGGTTACCAAAATTATCGGCAGAGAATGCTCAGGGCGAATACTACCTGACCGACATCATTGCCATGGCCGTTGATAATGGCGTTGCCGTGCGTGCCATTCACCCACAAGATGAATACGAAGTGCAGGGTGTGAATGACCGTCTGCAACTGGCTGAACTGGAGCGCGTTTTTCAGCGCCAGCAAGCGGATGAACTGATGCGTCAGGGCGTATCCCTGGCCGACCCGGCGCGCATTGATGTGCGAGGTAGCCTCAGAGTTGGCTCCGATGTGCGTATTGATGTTGGTTGTGTTTTTGAAGGCGGCGTTGAGCTGGCGGATGGCGTTGAAATTGGTCCTTACTGTGTGATCAAAAATTCAGTGCTGGGTGCCGGAACACAGGTTGAATCGCACTCGTTGATTGATCAGGCTCAGGTTGCTGCTGCTTGCACTGTTGGTCCGTTTGCGCGTTTACGTCCTGGCTCCGATCTGGCTGATGGCGCTAAGGTAGGCAATTTCTGTGAAGTAAAAAAATCGGTGATTGGTAAGGGCTCCAAAGTCAATCACCTCACTTATATCGGTGACGCTGAAATTGGCGAAAATGCCAACATTGGTGCTGGCACCATTACCTGTAATTACGATGGCGTAAATAAATTCAAAACCGAAATCGGCGACAATGCCTTTATTGGTTCTAACTCGTCCCTCGTGGCTCCGGTTAAAGTTGGCGCTGGTGCAACGGTTGCTGCAGGTTCTGTGATCACAAAAGAAGTCGCCGACGAGGAGCTGGCGGTTGCCCGTGGCAAGCAACGCAATGTTTCTGGCTGGCAGCGTCCGGTAAAAAAATAA